Genomic segment of Sinorhizobium meliloti:
ATGACAAAGAACCAGCTTCAGGACGCAACCGACGCGGCAGCGCTCGCGGCGGCTTCCGCGCTCGTATCCGATGCGAAACCGGACATCGAAGAAGCGAAGGCGATCGCACGCAAGTTCCTGAAGACCCAGACGGCAGTGGCCTCCGCGACGGACATGCCGGGCGAGGAACAGCAGGTTGGCACCAGCCAGGCTTCGGAGAGCGAGGGACCGGCGGCCGCCGCACCACAATGGGACGACATCAACACGACGGAGATCAATATCGCCGCGACGGCAAACGGCGCGAAGGGGATGTCGTTCCAGGTCACGGTCGCCAACAAGCACCGCCTCCAGCTCAATGCGATGACACGCTTGCTCGGCCAGGAGTCGGTCGAGATCGAAACGCAGTCGACCGCCGAGAGCGCTACGGAGAGCAAGAACGCCCTGTCCATGTATCTGGTGCTCGACCGCTCCGGTTCGATGGCGTGGAAGACCAACACGGTCAACACGGCAAAGGCGAAATGCCAAAACTACACGGAAGCGAACTGGAGCACGTATCCGGACCTGAAGGCGACCAGCCCCTGCTACGTGACCAAGGTCGACGCCTTGAAGGCAGCCGTCGCCGACCTCCTTCGCCAGCTTGTGACGGCGGACCCGGAATCGATCTATGTCCGTACCGGCGCGGTTTCCTACAACTCCGCTCAGGACACGGCGAGCGGTCTCTCCTGGGGCACGAAGGGTGCAGCCGACTATGTCAACGCCCTCGTGGCAACGGGCGGAACTGCCTCCGGCAGCGCCTTCAAGACCGCCTACCAGAAGGTGACAGCCCTGACCGAAGACAGCGCGCACGGCGCCAGGAACGGACAGGTGCCGACGAAGTACATCGTCTTCATGACCGACGGCGAAAACAACTACGCCAATGACGATACCGTCACGAAACAATGGTGCGACACGGCCAAGGCGAGCAAGGTTCAGATCTACAGCGTAGCTTTCATGGCGCCGGACCGCGGCCAGAAGCTGCTGAAATACTGCGCCTCGTCCTCCTC
This window contains:
- a CDS encoding pilus assembly protein; this translates as MRRRSIISRSFLAMLRDRGGNFGMMTALLAPLLLAVGGVSVDVANMLMTKNQLQDATDAAALAAASALVSDAKPDIEEAKAIARKFLKTQTAVASATDMPGEEQQVGTSQASESEGPAAAAPQWDDINTTEINIAATANGAKGMSFQVTVANKHRLQLNAMTRLLGQESVEIETQSTAESATESKNALSMYLVLDRSGSMAWKTNTVNTAKAKCQNYTEANWSTYPDLKATSPCYVTKVDALKAAVADLLRQLVTADPESIYVRTGAVSYNSAQDTASGLSWGTKGAADYVNALVATGGTASGSAFKTAYQKVTALTEDSAHGARNGQVPTKYIVFMTDGENNYANDDTVTKQWCDTAKASKVQIYSVAFMAPDRGQKLLKYCASSSSHYFEADEASDLVAAFKAIGERASALASRLTK